ATCGCAGACCTCCTCCGCTCGGTTACTTCGCGGAGACTTTCCGCGACGCGCCTGCGCGGCTCGGGTAAGAGCCCTCGACCGCTCCGGGGCCCCGGGCCCGCCGGGGGTCATGGCTGCGACCTCGCGGAGCTCGGATCGCAGGGACACAGTCGCCGAGTGGAAAAAGGCCGAAGCGCTGAACGAGCGACGCGACCGCGCCGCCGCCACCCCCTCGCCGACGCTTCTGCTCCCGCGGCGCAAGTCGTTTCGCGCGGTTACCGCGCGAAACTTCGTCGCGCCGCGAAGGGCCCCCGGCCTCGCCAAGAACGTGTCGACGGCAGCGCTGTGGGAATCGCGAAGCGATTTCCGCAGTTTTCCACCTCCCCCATACCGGCCCGGGGACCGGGAGCGCGAGGCGATCCTGCGACTGGTCCACGAGCGACTCGACCGGAGGATCACTACCCCCCCTCGTTGATGCTTCTGCTTTCGCTGCGTCAGTCGTCTAGAGCAGGGATGGCGCGAACTTCGCCGCACCGCGGTGGGCCAAGGTTTCGATCGCGCACGAGCAGCAGGTCGAGGTGTTCAGCGCGATCCGATCGACGAGCGCGCCGGTGCGGCGCGCAATCGCTGACGATTCCCGCAGCGACTCGCGAGTGGGTCAGTGGACCGGAACGGGGATCCGGGGCTCGGCCTTCCACGCGGGCACCGCGGCGGCCGCCATGGCGCGCTCGATCTCGCCCGCCGCCGTCCGGCCCTTCACGAGCGCCAGGAGCGTCTGGTCGATCGGGGCGGGGAGACCGGCGCGGCGCGCATAGTCGACGAACTTCCCCTCCATCCAGTCCACCTCGGTCGGGAGCCCGTGCTGCACGTCCGAGTAGCTCGAGGGCATGTGCTCGCGCGCCTTCTCGTGGAAGACGACGAGGTCGTGGAGGAATCCTTCGCGGATCACGATCCCGTGAGCCTTCGCGATCGCGATGCGTTCTACCAGCAGGTCCACGAAAGTCTGCCGCAAGACGGGAATGTCGAGGATCCCGCCGATCGTCAGACCCGTGACGGCTGAAAGAGAGTTCATCGCGTTGGCGATGGCCTTCTCCCAGACCCGCGTCACGATGTCGGGGGTCGCTCGCGTGGGGAGCCCGGACGCGGTCATGGCGTCGGCCAGCCCGGTACAGGCCGGGTAGAGCTCGGGCGAGAAGCCGCCGACGAAGTTGGGACGGTGCCAGAAGGTCATGCGCAGATGCCCGGGCTCAACCTGGTTGGCGCCGTAGCGGACGACCGCCCGGGCCACCCGCGACGCCCCGAAGGCGGCGAGGAGCGGCGCCTCGGTGTCGATGCCGTTCTGGTAGGCGAGGAGGAACGTGGACGGCCCCGCCGCCCTCTCGAGAGCGGGGCAGAGGACCGGGACGACCGGAGCCTTCGTGGCCACGATGATGACGTCCGGGTCCCACCCCTCGACGGCGGCCAGAGTCGGGACGGCGTGCCGCACGGGGACGGTCAGCTCCGCCGCGCCCGTCACCCGCAGCCCCTTTTCCCGCAGGAGGGGAGCGAGATCCGGGGCATTGTCGACGACGACGACTTCGTGGCCGCCGTGGATGAGGAAGGCCGCGAGGGTCCCGCCGGCGGGTCCCGCGCCGACGACTACGGCCCGCAGCTGCTGGACATCCATGGCCGCCTCCGGTCGCGTGATGCGAATGATTCATATTATCATGACTTACAATTCATGAATTGGCCGCCGGCCGGCGGCCGCGGCGGGAGAGGAAACGATGGCCGAGGCTCCGCGGATCGCGGCGACGCAGGCGCTGAAGGATTTGATGGAGCGCCGCTTCCGCTCGCTCGACGCGGCGGCCCGGGATCCCGGACGCCGCGTGGCATGGTGCACCTCGGTCGGCCCCGTCGAGCTCCTCGTGGCGTTCGGGTTCGAGGTCTACTTTCCGGAAAACCACGGGGCTTTGCTCGGCGCGACGCGCCAGGCGGGCCGGCACATCCCGCGCGCGATCGCCGAAGGGTATTCGCCGGACATCTGCTCGTACCTGACGTCGGACGTCGGCGCGTTCCTGGCCGGCGAGACGCCGCTCGCCGGCGCCTACGGCGTCTCCGGCGTCCCGAAGCCCGACGTCCTCGTCTACAACACGAACCAGTGCCGCGACGTGCAGGACTGGTTCTCGTTCTACGGGCGCCGCTGGGGCCTGCCCGTTCTCGGAATTCAGACGCACCGCGGCGTCGGCGAGGTCACCGACGCCCACGTCGATTCGGTCGAGCGCCAGATCCGGGCGCTCTGCGAGCCGCTGGCGAAGATCGCGGGACATTCGGTCGACGGCGCGCGCCTCGAGGAAGTCGTCGACGCCAGCCGCGAAACGAGCCGCCTCTGGGGGGCGATTCTCGAGACGGGCGCCCGCCGTCCGTCGCCTCTTTCCTTCTTCGACGGCGCGATTCACATGGGGCCGGCGGTGATCGCCCGCGGAACGGAGGAGGCCAACTCCTACTATCGGCTTCTCCTCGCCGAGCTGACCGAACGCGCGGAACGGGGAATCGCCGCCGTGCCCGGCGAGCGCCGCCGCCTCTACTGGGACGGAATGCCGGTCTGGGGGCGGCTTCGGGCGCTCTCGGATCTCTTCCGGGAGCTCCGGACCTGCGTCGTCGCCTCGACCTACTGCCACTCGTGGATCTTCGAGGCCCTCGACCCGAAGGACCCGTTCCGCTCGATGGCGCGAGCCGCCGTCGAGCTCTTCATCGTGCGCTCGGAGGAGGAGAAGGAGAAGACGCTCGCCGGCATGGCGCGCCGGTACGCGGTGGACGGCATCGTGTTTCACGACGCGAAGACCTGCCCCAACAATTC
This region of Thermoanaerobaculia bacterium genomic DNA includes:
- a CDS encoding 2-hydroxyacyl-CoA dehydratase family protein, translating into MAEAPRIAATQALKDLMERRFRSLDAAARDPGRRVAWCTSVGPVELLVAFGFEVYFPENHGALLGATRQAGRHIPRAIAEGYSPDICSYLTSDVGAFLAGETPLAGAYGVSGVPKPDVLVYNTNQCRDVQDWFSFYGRRWGLPVLGIQTHRGVGEVTDAHVDSVERQIRALCEPLAKIAGHSVDGARLEEVVDASRETSRLWGAILETGARRPSPLSFFDGAIHMGPAVIARGTEEANSYYRLLLAELTERAERGIAAVPGERRRLYWDGMPVWGRLRALSDLFRELRTCVVASTYCHSWIFEALDPKDPFRSMARAAVELFIVRSEEEKEKTLAGMARRYAVDGIVFHDAKTCPNNSNSRYGLPGRISKTLGIPTLVFQGDVNDLRLYSDEQTATNIEAFVEQLDERVDA
- a CDS encoding 2-dehydropantoate 2-reductase, whose translation is MDVQQLRAVVVGAGPAGGTLAAFLIHGGHEVVVVDNAPDLAPLLREKGLRVTGAAELTVPVRHAVPTLAAVEGWDPDVIIVATKAPVVPVLCPALERAAGPSTFLLAYQNGIDTEAPLLAAFGASRVARAVVRYGANQVEPGHLRMTFWHRPNFVGGFSPELYPACTGLADAMTASGLPTRATPDIVTRVWEKAIANAMNSLSAVTGLTIGGILDIPVLRQTFVDLLVERIAIAKAHGIVIREGFLHDLVVFHEKAREHMPSSYSDVQHGLPTEVDWMEGKFVDYARRAGLPAPIDQTLLALVKGRTAAGEIERAMAAAAVPAWKAEPRIPVPVH